In Trichomycterus rosablanca isolate fTriRos1 chromosome 2, fTriRos1.hap1, whole genome shotgun sequence, the genomic window ATTTCCACTCTGTCACCCCACTGTGGAGAGGTAGGTCTTCCATTTCCCTCTTCCTAGAGCAAATTCTGGTCTTTTATCTGGGTTGTTTATACATCTAACCTCTATTCACCACATCTGCAGCCTTTGTGTGATGTATTACTTTTCCATGTAATTACAAGGAACGCTAACAAAAAATGTtaacaaaacacatttatatgGCCAGATTTAAGTGTTTCAAGATCAGAGTCTTCGTTTACATCTTCATATTCTAAGCAGTTTATTTAACGGTAGCCAATGCTATCAAACAAACCAAATTCCAACAAAGTTAGGACTCTGGGTAGAGTGTAAATACAtacagaaagcagtgatttgcAGACTTTTCATACAACCttatttaaaaacagcacaaagaacAGATATTTAAAGTTTTAACTAAGCAACTTTATTGATTTCtggaaatatattttaattccTAATATAATGGCTGCAGACTAAAGTCAAGACTGGAATGAATTAATACCAGAAatgctgtaaaatataaaaaagccaTACTTTTTATGGaaagctttgttttttttttggcctaGGCTGGGTTGAGGTTTGATGCATGGGCAAATGGTTTTAGGAGTTTTAGGAACAACGTGTCTTTAAGCACAATTGCAAGACTGTTAAGCAGCAACTGGTGTCTTCAGTTTCAACTGATTACAGAACATTGTAAAAGGAAATGGTGATGTAACACTGTGGTGAACATACCACTAGGAAAATAAAATAGGTTAGATTAGATTATGTATTATTGATAAAATTCAGGAAAATCGGAGGATTCTCAGTCCTTGTAGGccagcattgcatgagaaaacaGTTATTTCAATAAGACAATGACAGGCCTTATTCTGCACTTGATACAACAGCGTAGGGTTGTAGTAACAATGCATGTGcctgactgacctgcctgcagtccagatctttcTCTTATTGACAATGTATGGTGCATCTTGAAGAGTAGAATCAGACAATGATGTCTACTGACTGTTGACCAACTGAGGTttcgtatcaagcaagaatggagagaAATTCcacctgcaaaactgcaacaattagtgtcctcagttcccaaaccaataAAAAATCTCATATTTCTCTTTACATTAGAAGCATGGCATTGTGAGAGAAATACAGCATGGTGACTAGTGAGCTGTGAAATAAGGAGAAGGGCTTTGCTTTTTAGATCTCTGATTATAAAATCGCATGCCATGGCTTTGTAGCTCTTCAGTAAAATTTAATTCACCCCTAGATTAAAGAAACAATAACGTTTCATGAATACACTTTATTATATTGCTGGTTTTTTTCTACTTGTGTCTCCAAATGACGATCTTTACCAGAACTAAATCcatttcatacaaaactgcatgTAAATGAACTGTCAGTCAATGTTGCGTATCGTTTTCAAGCCTGCCACTCAGTGGCACATTCATCGAAATGGTGTTGTCATTTATCATGTGAAAGGCTTAAACGCTGCGCCCAGCCTCGTGGTGAACGAATCACTAAACGCTTATCATGTAAAGGCAGCCTAAGGCAAATTGAACCTTTGGTTCACTTGTATTAAACTAATCTGTTCTTTACAGAGCGTACAAATCCTGTGGGCCAGGCGGCCCTCCTCATGTCAAGATCGTGGTGGAGTGGGACAAAGAGACCAAGGATTAGTAAGTTCAGTTTGAACCGCAGGTGCTTCTAACCTGCTTTTTTAAGTTGTACAGATTTTCATAATAACCCATGTATTCTtgttatgtgtgtttttttaaataaattccaAGTCAGATACTAAATtcttttattcacaaaagtgggcggcacggtggctaatcgtgtagcactgtcgcctcatagcaagtaggtcctgggttcgatccccagatggggcggtctgggtcctttctgtgtggagtttgcatgttctcctcgtgtccgcatgggtttcctccgggtgctccggtttcctcccacagtctatagacatgtaagtgaggtgaattggagataccaaattgtccatgactgtgttggatataaccttgtgaactgatgaaccttgtgtaatgagtaactaccgttcctgtcatgaatgtagccaaaagtgtaaaacatgacgttaaaatcctaataaacaaacaaacatgttcaCAAAAGTACCAGGGCACAGTGTAATTGCAGGGAATGAAAAAGTGTATCAACTAGCCAGAGAAAAAAACAAGGCAAAATACAACAAACGTCAAAATCCTTTCAACAGATATCAAACCACtaatttgtttttacattaagGAAAAATGGCGAATTGAATGGAACACACAGACCACAAACTTTGGGCGATACACCCAAACATCAATATTAAAACAAGGACACACCAAGGACGACGTATATACACACAGGGTGCAGAATCAGCCACATCAAAACAACCCACCAACTCCTTATTAAAGGAGAAAACCCACCAATCTGCCAAACATCTGTAACGATAAAACACGTACCTATAGAATGTCCCACATACACCAAGGAAAGACAACAAGTACACGTGCCTGGAACCATTAAATAAattcttacacaagacaacCCAAGTCTTAACCCACcttgcagccataaaaatgaaaatataaaatagcccAAGTTATAAAGACAATATAAAATAggcagacagaaacataatacctatattttttctatttatgcattttctccctttttctctcgaTTTAGCATTGTCAGtttatcttccgctgctgtggatccccgaTTGCGTTCGagaagggtatattgctgctcgcaCGTCCTAGCAAACCCCTTCTTTTACACCCGTGCTTCGGTGGActcgcacatgaggctcatccactttctgcacaggcgcctcggtctgctaaccagaatccttgcacagcgtttgaagaccccacccacttagtccggttgTTTCCCCACCcggcagacacggtggccaatttgtgtctgctgcaggcactgccacttgtgcttgctagatggcgcccagccgaccagtcgcagagctgggattccaactggggtgttcagaatctaataaatacataaaattattcacaaaagtattcacaccctttatTCAGTAATTTATAGAAGCCCGTATGGCAGCACTTTATCCCATACTTCATGGCAGATCTAAAAGGATTGACAATTGTATAGCATTCCATTAAAAGTGTTTCATATCAATCCCTGCAAAAATCACTGCTGGTCTAAACATAGTGTTATATTTTGCACATACAGTGCTAAACAAATTGCCcctgtaaatgtataaaattgcAAAAATATGAAGGAGATTTAGAAGATAAACGACATTTCAATTACTTTTAAACCTGTGATATTAGCAGGCATTTAAGTTTATCtgtattcccccccccccccccccacagtcTGTTTGGCCACACAGAGGAAGAGTACATCCCGGATGCTGAGAGTGTGTACCTACATCGTGAACAGCACCATCAGCCCCAGGCCTGTACCCTCGCTCACTGCTTTCAGCTGTACACCAAAGAAGAACAGGTAAACACACCCAGGCTGCTCTGCTATCCCAGTAAAAATCCAGCCTTGGACTCATTTCACTAGCTTATTTTGCCTCCACTTTCTTTAAACCAGATCGGCTCGAGCAGATGGTAAATGGCAAAGTACCAGCATTCGTGCTGTGTGCGCTGTTTCGTAAATAGCTCCATTCCACAGGGACGTCTTTAACCTTCGAATGGCGCCACACGCTGTAGAAATAAGCACCGTGGTTAGCCTAAACTGGCAGCAGCCATTGATGGTGTGGTTTGAAGCTGGTCCCGCTTGAAAAGGAATGTGGGCACGCTAAAGAGTGTTGAAACAAGCCCTGAAATTGCTCAGCGAGTAGAACTACAGTATGAGGGtctgtatttggttatttatgacTATTTCCTATCATGTGTGGTCTTCCAGTTGGCGCCGGATGATGCTTGGCGATGTCCGCACTGCAAGCAGCTGCAGCAGGGCCGCATCAAGCTCAGCCTCTGGACTCTGCCTGATGTTCTCATCCTGCATCTTAAGAGGTTCAGACAGGTAAGGTTTAGAGCTCAGGTGTTTGTGGCATCAATGTTTGAGGAATCATGTGACTAGGTTTGTGTGCATGATTTcatacctattgtttataaagATTATTATAATAGGCTATAGTAAGATACAGTATATCTGGCAtccacacagacgtgattggcttaATCTCTGGTGCTTGGCTGGAGCCGAagccctgtccagagtattcctgctttgtgcttTAATGTTTCCCAGTCAAACAATAGGGCAGTGGATAGTGAATAGAAGGTCCAAGCCCCATCTCTGccaagttgccagtgttggatccctgagcaaggcctcatACCCTCAAATGCTTGCACTGTAATTGTCAAGAAttctaagttgctttggataaaagcatccgccaaatgtctgatccactcataccagcacaacacacactaacacaccaccaccatgtcagtgtcactgcagtgctgagaatcatccaccacctaaataatacttactctgtggtggtcctgtgggggtcctgaccattgaagaacagggtgaaagcaggctaaaaaagtatgtagagaaatagatggactacagtcagtaattgtagaactacaaagtgcttctatatggtaagtggagctgataaaatgaacagtgaatgtagtaacaaggaggtggttttaatgttatggctgatcagtgtatgttaaatgtaaatgaactgaATGGACTAGGTGCTCAACAGACACGATTGGCCTTGTCTGAGGAAGGGATTAAAGTAGGGAGGGAAGGTTGAATGGGTTCTAACATCCTCACTACTGCAAACAAGACTCCTATGACCTGCTGATTTAAATGTGTTAGTGTAAAATATATAACCGGACCATGCTACAGcggttaattaaaatgaaatgaaagaaaaaatggatggatgtacaCTTGACCTCAAGTATTTGAAATCACCTTAACCACTTTCATCACCTCAAATGCACCTTCCCACTGTCTTTCCTCAAGGGGCAATAAAGCTACCAATAAAAATGCTGCAGGTTGGTAGAACCTTAAAATTGTTTTCCAGGCAACCAGAGGCTTTGGAAACCCTATTGTTAGGAAACAAAAACCATATTTATGTAGCATACAGAATTAACAGTTAACTAGCCTCCAAATGGCTTAAAACGATTATTAAAATAGCATGAAATAGCCCAACTCAGTTGATCCCTGATTAAACCCATTGTGTTGAGGATTGGTTGGTTTGGGGTTGGGCTGTTTGGTTGAAATCCTAAtctgatgtccacatacttttagctatATAGTGTTGATCTATAGTATAGGTGCCCCAATATGTGAGTAAGTGACTGGTGCCCTATGATGAGTGCGCCCAGTGTTCCTGAGCAGCGTTAAACCCCAGGATAAAgcacttaataaaaataatgaaatgaatGTATACTTTATGACTGTTTCCTGTAGGAGGGGGATAGGAGGGTGAAAATGCAGAACATGGTGCGTTTCCCGCTGCTTGGCATGGACATGGCACCCCACATGGTGAAGAGGAGCCAGAGCAGCTGGAGCCTCCCCTCACACTGGTCCCCCTGGAGGAGACCTTACGGTCTAGGTCGTAACCCGGATGACTATCTGTATGACCTGTATGCTGTATGCAATCACCATGGAAACATGCATGGAGGGCACTACACAGGTAACGCCATGCATGAGGGCAGATGTTTGAAGTTAAAACTTAGCTTTGCTTATTTCAGATCAGGTCAGACACTGTTAATAGAGGTGATTAGTGCTGGTTACTTTAAGATTATACTGATGTATATCTAATTTATGTTTTGTTGAACACATAAGCACTTAGTAGTAGTGCTGCAAATGTAATTGTTGACTAGACAGCCTGCCATTTATTCCTTATTAACAAAATTAAATATGAATCTGAATTCCAAATTCACTTCTAGTTTGTACTAACTTGGTCAGTGATGGCTCAACAgtaaaggtactgaactagtaatcaggaatcgctggttcaatccccaccaccacccccaagttgccactgttgggccccttgagcaaggcccctaaatCTTAGTTGATCCTTAGCCAACTAAGTGGCTatacaactgtaagttgctttggaaaaaggtgtctgctaaatgcagtatATGTACTAACATGCATTAtacagcctaccttaacggtcgaatgtaaacctagaacatccagcgacggtgtgAGGCCccgtctcaaatacgaaaataatcgtccgtgttttgactcACCATTTTTTGCGTCCAgataattggttgggagttttctaaACTCAGTTACCCATTGTTTTTAGATGCTTTACACGtcgacattttgactaagcgattgctaactgaattgccgtaggattgctaggaccgcctcatagtgcaaatcaaccagtaaacatgaggcacttgaatggtATGtcaatgaaaaacgttaaatcgctaaaaacaaaccttaaattttaaattttacagttaTGACTTGAGTCACTTTGAAACCGAGGTCAGAAAGAACTGAATTCTGGagcattaatgtttttattttttttagcttaCTGTAAGAACTCGGTGGACGGACAGTGGTACTGCTTTGATGACAGCGATGTCCAGCCCATGGCTGATGAGGAAGTGTGCCAGCAGACAGCTTACATTCTGTTCTACCAGAGGAGGGCAGCTATTCCCTCCTGGTCTGCCAACAGCTCAGTAGCAGGTAAGTTGTCCACATAACATTTACCCATAAAATtggatttaaaatatttaggacaaatatataaatatattttgaatGCATAGTGTCTTAATATTTTAGTAAATGTTTGTAAAGGTGGTAAAGTTTAGCTTGTAGTGGTTACAAGAGGAACATTAACAGTATAGTATCCGTAATAAGCTGAGCGTTTATACATTCATATCACCATGTGCATACTCTATATTCTATACTCTACAGACTGTTGTAGGGTGAAAGGGCTCTTTGAGGCATGCGAATGATGCTACTAGTGGtaggaatgtaaccaaaacaGCTAGACAATTCTGTTACTCAAGATATTTTACAGCATAGCTATAAATTCTATGTATGTAGCATTGTATACCATCTTGTACAACAAGTTATTGTAAACAATGCATTCTGCTGCTGGTTTAAAAACAGTGATAAGCCTCATCAGAAGTAGCGCTGACACATGaagtatttaaatgtatttctctATAATGACTGCAAGCCCAGCAAAGCAGCTCCAAACTGCTGCTCCCTCCATCATATTTTAGAGTTGGAATGAGGCTATAGTGTTTGTCTTCAATATTTAGGTAGTTCTTTTAAATATGCGGATTTCCTTGCATTTTTCTATCCTTGATGCAGTTTGTGTTCTTGGTGTGAGCTTTGCAGGACAGCCACTCCTAGAGGAACTAGCAGCAGTCCTCACATTTCCCCATTTGCAAATAATACTACAAAAATCCCATTTGTAGGACAATTATGGATGAATGAACATCCAAGTCTACATGAATTTAAAGCTTTTGTAGTCTTATCCAGCTATTTGGAGGTTCTCCAAtctttaatttaacattttcacATTcctgtttggaacacagtggtgagccacggCCCATCATTGCTTGTCTAAACTAAGCATTTGGTGAATCCATCTTGATCCCCTCACATCTTAACAGTTCACCTGTTAATGTGCAATGTTTTAGAATACTGTAATTCAATATCCAATCAACTTTTTGTGCTTattttgccctgtcccaacttttttggagtgtgtggcaggcatcaaattccaaaTTTGCTTATATTTACAAACCACAATGAAGCTAATCTGTAAAAACCTtagaaatcttttttttttctacttttatcagttaaataaagatttaagagaattaacaaatctcagtcttctttttattgcattttacaaaatgtcccaacttttttgtcaatttggtttgtttattttgtgggTGAAATCCAAGTCATACCAATAACCTTTCTTCATCTGTATTTTGTGACTGCTGACACAGTTTGGACacatgcacacgcacacacacacacacacacacatctggtgCCTCTTCCTCCTTTaaatgtgtctgttttttaaatagATTGTATAATGGttgctttgtgtaatgtattaCTTTGTTTGGGTCAGGTTCCACAAGTTCCTCGCTGTGTGAGCATTGGATCAACCGCCTCCCTGGCAGCAAGCCGCCCAGCCTGGCCTCTGGAGCTTCCTCCCGCCGGACGTCCCTGGCCTCTTTGGCTGAGTCCATGGAGTTCCCTGGTGACCGCAGTGAAGACGACGGTGAGAAGCGCGTTTACTTCTCTTACCATTTACTGAACTCTTTATTCAATTTTTCTTGCAGATAACTGATTTTCAGACTGTTTCACAGTGTTTGTACACTTGCACAGTTTTTCCTAAAGTGGCTGTTTAATAAACTTCTGCATATCTGCATGTCCACCACAGAATAAACAGTACTGAAGAATGCTGGACATGCGATTATAAAATTACACTGCTTTGTTACCAGACGTTCAAATTCATATTGTAGTTTATTGGTCTGGTGACATGGTTTGTAAGACCACAAAATGAGAACTATTCTTAATAAGTAGTATTCAGGTCATGTTGTGTATATATGGATGTATTGACTATTTTATGATGTACACCTATCTTATAGATACACTTTGTGggaatacaattactgactccaGCCCATTGATTGCTTTATACACTTTGTTACTCTTTTTAGCTTAATAGAACCCTCACAGACCCAGATGTTTATTTGTAAGTGGTCATTTTACATCACTGCATATTATAGTGAGTATTGAACTGATATTGGTGTAATATTAGAGAttttacaataacaatagtaaccCCATTTTCTAAAAGTTGGGATGggtcaaaataaaaatattaaaataatagatTATTCACAgctttaaaacactctagcacactctctagcacaccagagatgacatttcaaactcgtcgggtCGAAACTCAACTCTGCcttccggcaggctgggcgcctacacgaacaacgattggcttttgTTCAAGGAAGGTGCCGGAgtggacctcataactgatgcaattacgacctctgcacagagacgagggataatgtgatcaagctgatccacatatgaactcacctcgtgcaagtgaaaagatgcagtcggctactgcacacttgtcggagggggcgtgtgttagtctcggctctcctcagtcagggtggagatcaacatcagtatagaggaagcGTAAATCAATAGGgtgattggatacaactagattgggaggaaaaatgcacaaaaaaaaccACATTTCCCAAAAAGTGGGTGAATTATCTAATGCGCTAGCCCACAAAcgctgacatgattggctgtatcTAAGAGAGGGTGGGTCAAGGGGATTCTTCACTGCTGAAGCAATTATTGCATCTACTGGCTGGTCGaagacgcctgcacagagacggtgaatGATGGAGATTCCTGTGATTCCTTATGTTAAACAGTCTCAGGAAGGTGAAAAACGGTTAGCTActacacatgtcagagggggggTGTTTGTTGGGTACAGCCCTTTTTAGTCAGGGTTGGGGTCTACAGCAGAGAGGAGGATCTGGGTAATTGGCtaagactagattgggagatctGCATTTGGTTACATCTTGTGCCATTCTTAATTTGAATCATATTAGAACATTGTGAAACAGTCAACATTGTCTGAAAAACTATCTATTTCATCTTTATCTTTAAATGTATTCTTGATCTTCTGCATACTGACCTCTTGACTTGAATTTTCTCTTGGTGACTGTCTGTACTCTTCCTTCTTTAGCTCTAGCACTAACCTCAGGATCTGTCGCCTCACTCAGTTAAGCCAAAAATGCATGCTGCTCTTTTCATTCAGTTTAGTATCAGCGCATTAGTTTAAATCTCTCTCCCCTTTCATTAAGGAGGATTCTCCACCCGACCCTTTGTGAGGAGCATTCAACGTCAGAGCTTGTCTTCCAGATCCTCCATAACCAGTCCACTGGCCTTTAGTGAGAATGGGATAAAGCCTTCCTGGTCACTGTCTGCCAAACTCCAGATGAGGTCCAGCTCACCCTCGCGCTTCTCTCTAGACTCACGCTCGTCACCCCCACTGGAGAGGATTGGAGAGGCCTGTGATGACAAGGTGTCCACGTCTTGCTTCGGAGGTTACAGCAGGCACGAACGCCAAACTAACAGCAAAGCCCCTCTGGCCATGATGGAGGGCAACAGCAGTGATGACGGCAGTGGTAAAAAGATCCTGGATGAGGCCTATGTCAGGGCTCCCACTGTAGCCGACAAGAAGAGCTCCAAAGGAGAACCCTTGGAAAACAACAACCAGATCAATGCTGTCGACCAGAACGTGCATGGGACTCCCTCTAGAGAGCCAAGGCACAAAAGCTCTGCAAGCTCAGCTTCGAAAGCAGAGGTGGGCGTTGCCAAAAAGACTTCGACTAAGACCAAAGGGGACCAAGAGAGTTCAGCCAAGAAGAGGCAAAGCACTTCTGTTCATAGGTCTCCTTCTTCTCAAGTGTCTTCCAGTTCACAAGGGAAAGGTGCCAAAGTGACGAATTTAAAAGAGAAAAGTGACCATCCCAAGACTACCAGAACTCCTTCTGGAACtccaacaaaaaagaaagagtCTTCCCAATCCCAGGAGCCAGGAACAGCACCTGGAACCACTAAAACCAATCAGCGCTTGACCTCCACCCCTCAGTCTTCTGCATCCCCATCACCCACTGTGAAGAAAAGCTCCTCAGCGACTGACAAGAGCTCCACTGTGGCATTGAGCAGGAAGAAACTGGCTGAGAGGAGCAGCTCCGGGCGGGATTCGTCCTACGCCAGCCCTGTGACGGACAGGCCCCGAGCCCAGTTGAAGGGCGCGGAAGGTGGGCGGCTCGAAAGAAGGGCGGTTAGGAGTTCAAGCAGCAGCTCGTCTCTCACCAGCCTGCGCTCACCCAGCATCTCCTCCAGGGATCTGCGCCGGAGCAGCAAGTCTGAGGACAAGGGCCTGTCTTTCTTCAAGAGCGCCTTGAGGCAAAAGGAGACGCGGCGCTCGGCCGACCTGGGCAAGAGCGCCATCCTGACCAAGAAAGTCGGCGAGAGGACGTCCAGGTCCAGCAGTCAGACCAAACTTGGTCTTGGTATGGACGAGGGTAACGGGGAAGGAAACTCCTCTACTGCCTCACTTACTAGCAAGACTGCCAGCGAAGACAAGGAGACCTCGAAAATCTCTACCCCTGTCAGACGCTCCCTGTTACAAGGCAAGTCCAAGTCTTCCAGTTCAGAGACGAGTCTTCAGTCTCCTGTTAACGGGAAGAGACCTCTTGAAAAGATGCCCTCTTCTCGAAAGCTTTCCTGCAGCATGCAATCCCCTGCACGGGCAACACGGATGCCTCAATGATGTTCATATGATCTAAAATAGTAGTTTAGTTATTTTCTGTAATGCAGCTATTTTTTGACGTGCCTAAGATGTgtatacacacgtacacatatagatatatacatatatgtgcaggtgtgttaaaaaaataagtgATATAGCatataaactatatggccaaaagtatttggacacctgacctatttcaaaaacaaatagtattaaaacaaATCTAGAGTGAACAAATCTAAATAAtatttagctataacaacagccactcttctgggaaggttcCTCACAAGACATAGATGTATGCATTGGGAAATTTGGGCTCATTTGGTCAAAAGAGAGCAttagtatggctgggcactgatgttggtcaagaaagcctcaattgatgcttgagttcattccaaagctgggcTCTCAGTTTCGTTAAACTGAGCCTTTCTTCATGTCCTCACAGACCTTGcattaatgggtgcagtcaaaaaATATGGAAGGGTGTTACTACAAGCTTGGAAGCATCTAATTTCCTTTCtctaattgatttattacacctgttagcaggtGTAGTGTGTAGCAGTGGTTGAAACCCATAAATTCACTACTTAAaaatgggtgtcccaatacttttgtccatatagtgtacgttTTACTTTTCTTAAAGAAAATCTGTATATTATGAGAAGCGCCTTTCAAACCCTGCCATGAAAGCGAATCGTTGGCAAGGTGCGGTGTACGAATATACTACTGTATAAATTGATTAGGAATGTTTGAACTTAGCACTTTGTATATATTTTCTGTCTCGAACAAGGCTCAACCATTGAGAAGTtgtgtgtaaaatgtatttttcccccctttcattttatttttaataacactgTTGAactggttttatttaaaaagtcagATGGTCTGTAGGTTCCTCTAAATACTGCTCGACTTCTACACTTGGTGCTATTTAAAGGGCAACATTTCTCTGGTATTTACGAATGGATGAAAAGCAGTTGAAGCCTGACACGGTAACCTTTCC contains:
- the usp31 gene encoding ubiquitin carboxyl-terminal hydrolase 31; its protein translation is MSSKASGKEKKSGLGKKLFRRGSVRSVGSFMSRVLKTLSTLSHFGSELQAPEGDKDDGGFSVFKNDGKGSVASDDSDCGGFLSRDKVPGVAGLKNHGNTCFMNAVLQCLSNTELFAEYLALEQYRGDADQEDKPKANGVHPPRKEKGEVTEQLAGLVRALWTFEYTPQHSREFKNAVAKRAMQYRGNAQHDAQEFLLWLLDRVHEDLNNTGLSRPSIKPPIEEDDGALEGPSPPLSAGTFVQELFQAQYRSSLTCPHCQKQSNTFDPFLCISLPIPLPHTRPLYVTVVYQGKYSHCMRIGVAVPLNSTVSRLREAVSRETKIPPDQFVLTEMYYDGFHRSFCDDDDDLDIIQESDSIFAFETPDTFKLESLRSKRGSLLANLNQNNLKYGNDSPRTPSFMQGAVNPASPNKNSGSDKMILLVCNRACIGHQARRFGLPFVLYMERTVNWDVLQKAILEKMHHLLRQGVYIQVGPFSLRVVGVVGITYLLPQEEFPLCHPTVERAYKSCGPGGPPHVKIVVEWDKETKDYLFGHTEEEYIPDAESVYLHREQHHQPQACTLAHCFQLYTKEEQLAPDDAWRCPHCKQLQQGRIKLSLWTLPDVLILHLKRFRQEGDRRVKMQNMVRFPLLGMDMAPHMVKRSQSSWSLPSHWSPWRRPYGLGRNPDDYLYDLYAVCNHHGNMHGGHYTAYCKNSVDGQWYCFDDSDVQPMADEEVCQQTAYILFYQRRAAIPSWSANSSVAGSTSSSLCEHWINRLPGSKPPSLASGASSRRTSLASLAESMEFPGDRSEDDGGFSTRPFVRSIQRQSLSSRSSITSPLAFSENGIKPSWSLSAKLQMRSSSPSRFSLDSRSSPPLERIGEACDDKVSTSCFGGYSRHERQTNSKAPLAMMEGNSSDDGSGKKILDEAYVRAPTVADKKSSKGEPLENNNQINAVDQNVHGTPSREPRHKSSASSASKAEVGVAKKTSTKTKGDQESSAKKRQSTSVHRSPSSQVSSSSQGKGAKVTNLKEKSDHPKTTRTPSGTPTKKKESSQSQEPGTAPGTTKTNQRLTSTPQSSASPSPTVKKSSSATDKSSTVALSRKKLAERSSSGRDSSYASPVTDRPRAQLKGAEGGRLERRAVRSSSSSSSLTSLRSPSISSRDLRRSSKSEDKGLSFFKSALRQKETRRSADLGKSAILTKKVGERTSRSSSQTKLGLGMDEGNGEGNSSTASLTSKTASEDKETSKISTPVRRSLLQGKSKSSSSETSLQSPVNGKRPLEKMPSSRKLSCSMQSPARATRMPQ